In Bremerella alba, one DNA window encodes the following:
- a CDS encoding CbiX/SirB N-terminal domain-containing protein produces the protein MRQTTSDRENLGIIIVDHGSRRAESNDLLLEVVDLFRQTAGHKIVEPAHMELAEPSIADAFKKCVDQGATRVVVHPYFLSPGRHWHEDIPRLAKEAAASHPGVTHLVTAPLGLHPLMAKVMQERVETCLAHCEEGAPICEVCTEESSCRLHGQ, from the coding sequence ATGCGGCAGACCACATCCGACCGAGAAAATTTGGGCATCATCATCGTCGACCACGGTTCCCGTCGGGCAGAAAGCAACGACCTACTATTGGAAGTGGTCGATCTGTTCCGCCAGACCGCCGGGCACAAGATCGTCGAGCCGGCCCACATGGAACTAGCTGAACCCAGCATTGCCGATGCGTTCAAGAAATGCGTCGACCAGGGAGCCACACGCGTCGTCGTGCACCCCTACTTCCTTTCGCCGGGAAGACACTGGCACGAAGATATCCCCCGCTTGGCAAAAGAGGCCGCTGCCAGCCACCCTGGCGTTACGCATTTGGTGACCGCACCGCTAGGGCTGCATCCACTGATGGCGAAGGTGATGCAAGAGCGAGTTGAAACGTGTCTGGCGCACTGTGAAGAAGGGGCACCGATTTGTGAGGTGTGTACCGAGGAAAGTAGTTGCCGATTACATGGCCAGTAG
- the pyrE gene encoding orotate phosphoribosyltransferase, with protein sequence MQYSREKLIEIVRDKGLKFGDFTLASGKKASYYLDCRKVSLSSDGALQVGLGILEMLGDDLPDAVGGMAIGADPISASVITLAAVQSKSLAGFIVRKEAKAHGTGQDVEGPVVAGNTCVIVEDVVTTGGSSLKAIEKVEAAGLKVLGVIAIVDRLEGGKQAFAEAGYELRTLLTIEDFGITPPQ encoded by the coding sequence ATGCAATACAGCCGAGAAAAGCTGATTGAAATTGTTCGAGACAAAGGCCTGAAATTTGGCGACTTCACGCTCGCCTCGGGCAAGAAGGCTTCTTACTATCTCGATTGCCGGAAGGTCTCCCTTTCCAGCGATGGGGCCTTACAAGTTGGCCTAGGCATCTTAGAAATGCTCGGTGACGATCTGCCCGACGCCGTTGGCGGAATGGCCATTGGGGCCGATCCGATTTCTGCATCGGTCATCACCCTAGCCGCTGTACAGAGTAAATCGCTGGCCGGGTTCATTGTCCGCAAGGAAGCCAAAGCCCACGGTACCGGGCAAGACGTGGAAGGTCCCGTCGTTGCCGGCAACACGTGCGTCATCGTCGAAGATGTCGTCACCACCGGCGGCAGTTCGCTCAAGGCGATCGAAAAGGTCGAAGCGGCCGGGCTGAAAGTGCTAGGCGTGATTGCCATCGTCGATCGCCTGGAAGGTGGCAAGCAGGCGTTTGCCGAAGCAGGCTACGAGCTACGCACCCTGCTGACCATCGAAGACTTCGGAATCACTCCACCGCAATAA
- a CDS encoding PQQ-dependent sugar dehydrogenase codes for MNRLLRLFCVASMMALLAVPAWAQKKEVEGPPIPNDPVLSVLPKKTFTNLRIRRPVTITHAGDGTNRLFFAEQQGVILVVPNDPQVEETEVFLDIEDSVRFNPKQNEEGLLGLAFHPNFKENGEFFVYYTIEKGLVSRVSRFKTKDGVGDPESEEVLLTIEQPFWNHNGGSIEFGPDGYLYIGLGDGGKANDPFGNGQNLSTWLGSILRIDVDKKENGHNYGIPADNPFVDTEGAKPEIYAYGLRNVWRLTFDRETGACWAGDVGQNLWEEIDIITNGGNYGWNVREGLHPFSEEFAKSGEKFIDPIFEYHHNVGKSITTGYVYRGKKVPELVGKFLYADYVTGAIWALEYDYDTKKVGQNYRIEEPSNPPVVCFGETEDGEVLMCAIFGDYGSIYEFVSADE; via the coding sequence ATGAATCGTTTGCTTCGTTTGTTTTGTGTCGCTTCTATGATGGCCCTGTTAGCTGTGCCTGCTTGGGCTCAGAAGAAGGAAGTCGAGGGGCCGCCGATCCCGAACGATCCCGTCTTGTCGGTGTTGCCCAAGAAGACCTTCACCAACTTGCGGATTCGCCGTCCGGTGACGATTACCCACGCTGGCGATGGCACCAACCGTTTATTCTTCGCCGAACAGCAAGGCGTGATTCTGGTTGTGCCCAACGATCCTCAAGTGGAAGAAACGGAAGTCTTTCTTGATATCGAAGACTCGGTTCGCTTCAATCCAAAGCAAAACGAAGAAGGCCTGTTGGGTTTGGCGTTCCATCCGAACTTCAAAGAGAACGGCGAGTTCTTCGTTTATTACACGATCGAAAAGGGACTCGTCTCGCGTGTCTCCCGCTTCAAGACGAAGGACGGCGTTGGCGACCCCGAATCGGAAGAAGTCTTGCTGACGATCGAGCAGCCGTTCTGGAATCATAACGGCGGCAGTATCGAGTTCGGCCCCGATGGTTACCTGTACATTGGCTTGGGCGACGGCGGCAAAGCCAACGATCCGTTCGGCAACGGCCAGAACCTGAGCACGTGGTTGGGATCGATCTTGCGGATTGATGTCGACAAGAAAGAGAACGGCCATAACTACGGCATCCCGGCAGACAACCCTTTCGTCGACACCGAAGGGGCCAAGCCGGAGATCTACGCTTATGGTCTGCGAAACGTCTGGCGTTTAACCTTCGACCGCGAGACCGGTGCTTGTTGGGCCGGCGATGTGGGTCAGAACCTGTGGGAAGAAATCGACATCATCACTAACGGCGGCAACTACGGCTGGAACGTTCGCGAAGGGCTGCATCCGTTTTCGGAAGAGTTCGCTAAGTCCGGCGAAAAGTTCATCGACCCGATCTTCGAGTATCACCACAACGTCGGTAAGTCGATCACCACAGGCTACGTATACCGTGGCAAGAAGGTTCCAGAGCTGGTCGGCAAATTCCTGTACGCCGACTACGTGACCGGCGCGATTTGGGCCCTGGAATATGACTACGACACGAAGAAGGTCGGCCAGAACTATCGCATCGAAGAACCATCGAATCCGCCGGTTGTATGCTTCGGCGAAACCGAGGACGGCGAAGTGCTGATGTGTGCGATTTTCGGCGATTACGGCTCGATCTATGAGTTCGTTTCCGCTGACGAATAA
- a CDS encoding c-type cytochrome domain-containing protein: protein MRYTLPLLLLFGLTTLAAAEDAKPAGEKVEKITYEDHVRPILREHCFTCHNQGDAKGGLNLESFGSTLEGGASGEVVIAQDVESSRLFALINGDETPEMPPGQDPIAQEKRDIIAKWIELGALENSGSKVKAKKKSGLAMDGPVTTGKPEGPAAMPEGLWKAPVMNLDGSGAITAMAHSPWAPLVAVAGQKQIALYNTDTLKLLGVIPYPQGIPYILRFSRNGEVLLAGGGRGGYAGSVTLFNVRTGKPMVTVGDEYDAVLAADVSPDLSRVALGGPQRLVRIYSTDDGSLLHEIKKHTDWVTSIAFSPDGVLLATADRSNGLFVWEAETAREYMNLQGHKESINAVAWQPDSNVLASASSDNDVKLWAMIDGKNIKSFGAHGGGAEWVSYTHDGRMVTAGRDKVAKVWAGDGKEQAKTPGFSDLTLRACFNHDSTKIVVGDWTGEIRVYQLEGMKELGKLKAVTPSYDEMIASLQAEIGTFDKAVADTNGAAAAAKKAFENHLAAIENNRKASANATAAMDAAAKKVEELKKAIAASEAKQKQQEQEAKTKDAEAKKWAGEIAKAEQSLNQVNAKLADYSKKIQEKSSVLTAAKTAQTDHQKQLDELKKQLASQQAAVDAAKKKVADLDAKIAEATKQKETTPDEQKESKQKEIDSLIGEKSAAQAEVDKLAAEAKKSTEAIAAKDGELKKDVEQIAAAEAEVKKLQEETTKANTEKATAEKAIATAKQNKQTADTQLASAKSAVDAAKKAKDDVAKETGNQQNLIKKYDGDIKKQAEQLKKLEEGKPNLEKAMNDQAAAAKAATDKAAAAKLELEALKKEKTDFAAFPAKLQAEQQAMLTGIKTQEQQVAEATAKQAEMEKQMEEKLAQIAKLQAELDKVMEQKSAVYAQLREHKQKVETGTDEMATAQAKLEELKRQSELLQSLYQ, encoded by the coding sequence ATGCGTTATACCCTCCCACTTCTGCTTTTATTCGGATTGACCACGCTGGCCGCGGCCGAAGATGCCAAGCCTGCCGGCGAAAAGGTCGAGAAGATCACTTACGAAGATCACGTTCGTCCGATTTTGCGGGAGCATTGCTTTACCTGCCATAACCAAGGCGACGCCAAAGGTGGTCTGAACCTCGAAAGCTTCGGTTCTACGCTAGAAGGTGGTGCTAGTGGCGAAGTGGTGATAGCCCAAGATGTTGAAAGCTCGCGCCTGTTTGCGTTGATCAATGGAGATGAAACGCCAGAAATGCCGCCGGGGCAAGACCCGATCGCGCAGGAAAAGCGGGACATCATTGCCAAGTGGATCGAGCTCGGTGCGCTGGAAAACAGCGGTTCGAAAGTCAAAGCGAAAAAGAAAAGTGGCTTGGCGATGGATGGCCCGGTGACCACCGGCAAGCCCGAAGGCCCAGCTGCGATGCCGGAAGGCCTGTGGAAAGCCCCGGTGATGAATCTTGATGGCAGCGGGGCCATTACTGCAATGGCCCATAGCCCTTGGGCACCACTGGTCGCCGTTGCCGGGCAGAAGCAGATTGCCCTGTACAATACCGACACGCTAAAACTATTGGGCGTCATTCCTTACCCGCAAGGCATTCCGTACATCCTCCGCTTCAGCCGCAACGGCGAAGTCCTGCTCGCCGGGGGTGGCCGTGGTGGTTATGCCGGCAGCGTGACGCTCTTCAATGTTCGTACTGGCAAGCCGATGGTTACTGTCGGCGATGAATACGATGCCGTTCTAGCCGCTGATGTGTCGCCTGACCTTTCGCGTGTTGCCCTGGGGGGACCGCAGCGACTGGTTCGAATTTACTCGACAGATGACGGATCGCTGCTACATGAAATCAAGAAGCACACCGACTGGGTCACCTCGATCGCATTCAGCCCCGACGGCGTATTGCTGGCGACGGCCGATCGCTCGAACGGTTTGTTCGTTTGGGAAGCCGAAACGGCCCGCGAGTACATGAACCTGCAAGGGCACAAAGAGAGTATCAATGCCGTTGCTTGGCAGCCTGACTCGAACGTGTTGGCTTCTGCCAGTAGCGATAACGACGTTAAGTTGTGGGCCATGATCGACGGTAAGAATATCAAGTCGTTCGGTGCCCATGGTGGTGGTGCCGAGTGGGTCAGCTACACCCACGACGGACGCATGGTCACCGCAGGTCGTGACAAAGTGGCCAAGGTCTGGGCCGGTGACGGTAAAGAACAAGCCAAGACGCCAGGCTTCTCTGATCTGACCCTGCGTGCCTGTTTCAACCATGACAGCACTAAGATTGTGGTTGGTGACTGGACCGGCGAAATCCGCGTCTATCAACTCGAAGGGATGAAGGAACTCGGCAAGCTGAAGGCCGTCACCCCGAGCTACGACGAGATGATCGCTTCGCTTCAGGCCGAGATTGGCACCTTCGATAAGGCCGTCGCCGATACCAATGGAGCCGCCGCCGCTGCGAAGAAGGCATTTGAGAATCATCTCGCCGCGATCGAAAACAACAGGAAGGCCAGCGCCAACGCCACGGCCGCTATGGATGCTGCTGCTAAGAAGGTTGAAGAGCTGAAGAAAGCTATTGCCGCGTCGGAGGCGAAACAAAAGCAGCAAGAGCAAGAGGCTAAAACTAAGGACGCTGAAGCTAAGAAGTGGGCCGGCGAGATCGCCAAGGCCGAGCAGTCCCTCAATCAGGTGAATGCTAAGCTGGCGGACTATAGCAAGAAGATTCAAGAGAAGAGTTCGGTGCTCACTGCCGCCAAGACCGCACAGACCGACCATCAGAAGCAGTTGGACGAACTGAAGAAACAGCTCGCTTCGCAGCAGGCGGCTGTGGATGCAGCGAAGAAGAAGGTCGCCGACCTTGATGCCAAAATCGCCGAAGCGACCAAGCAGAAGGAAACGACCCCGGACGAACAGAAAGAATCGAAGCAAAAGGAAATCGATTCTCTGATCGGTGAAAAATCAGCCGCCCAGGCCGAAGTCGACAAGCTTGCTGCCGAAGCGAAGAAGTCGACCGAAGCAATCGCGGCGAAAGACGGCGAGCTGAAAAAGGATGTCGAGCAAATCGCTGCCGCCGAGGCCGAGGTGAAGAAGCTTCAGGAAGAGACCACCAAAGCCAACACCGAGAAAGCCACTGCGGAAAAGGCAATTGCCACTGCCAAGCAGAACAAGCAGACTGCCGACACCCAACTTGCCTCGGCTAAGTCCGCAGTGGACGCGGCCAAGAAGGCCAAAGACGATGTCGCCAAGGAAACGGGCAACCAGCAGAACCTGATCAAGAAATATGATGGTGACATCAAGAAGCAGGCCGAACAGCTGAAGAAGCTGGAGGAAGGTAAGCCTAACCTCGAAAAAGCTATGAACGATCAGGCGGCCGCTGCTAAGGCTGCTACCGACAAAGCGGCCGCCGCCAAGCTCGAGCTCGAAGCGTTGAAGAAGGAAAAGACCGACTTCGCTGCCTTCCCAGCTAAGCTACAGGCCGAACAGCAGGCCATGTTGACCGGTATCAAGACCCAAGAACAACAGGTCGCAGAAGCTACAGCGAAACAGGCCGAAATGGAAAAGCAGATGGAAGAGAAGCTGGCCCAGATCGCCAAGCTCCAAGCGGAGCTCGACAAGGTCATGGAGCAGAAGTCTGCCGTCTATGCCCAGCTTCGCGAGCACAAGCAAAAGGTCGAAACTGGCACCGACGAAATGGCAACGGCTCAGGCCAAGCTGGAAGAACTCAAGCGTCAGTCGGAACTACTGCAGAGCTTGTACCAGTAA
- the pdxA gene encoding 4-hydroxythreonine-4-phosphate dehydrogenase PdxA — protein sequence MLHPRIIVTMGDPGGVGPEVCLQLLLDHNQYAGTVPIIFGDAAILRQVAHVCGYPEPKNVVPFHQAMDLHSLKEATVVDFGTIDIGNFTHGQVTAEGGEASYQYFTHAIDFVLAGKADGITTGPINKEALHAAKHFYPGHTEILIERCGSDSGCMMLTSEELTCSFVTTHVGYRDVPQLLTIERIDEVIDLTVAAMRKIRKREPRLLVCGLNPHAGEHGLFGDREEERIIVPAVEGARARGIHIDGPVPPDTAFLAERRPLYDCVLCMYHDQGHIPLKALAFDVAVNTTLGLPIVRTSVDHGTAFDIAWQGKAKVSSMIHAVRLARDLVSH from the coding sequence GTGTTGCATCCACGAATTATCGTCACCATGGGAGACCCCGGCGGGGTAGGGCCGGAAGTCTGTCTGCAGTTGCTGTTAGATCACAACCAATACGCTGGCACCGTTCCGATTATCTTTGGCGATGCGGCCATCCTGCGTCAGGTTGCCCATGTGTGTGGCTATCCTGAACCCAAAAACGTGGTTCCCTTTCATCAGGCGATGGACCTGCATTCGTTGAAAGAAGCCACCGTCGTCGACTTCGGCACCATCGATATCGGCAACTTCACCCACGGTCAGGTCACGGCAGAAGGGGGCGAGGCTTCTTATCAGTACTTCACCCACGCGATCGACTTCGTCCTGGCTGGTAAGGCCGACGGCATCACGACCGGGCCCATCAATAAAGAAGCCCTGCACGCGGCCAAGCACTTCTACCCTGGCCATACCGAGATACTGATCGAGCGCTGCGGCAGCGATTCTGGCTGCATGATGTTAACCAGCGAAGAACTCACGTGCAGTTTCGTCACTACGCACGTCGGCTATCGCGATGTACCGCAGCTGTTAACCATTGAACGCATCGACGAAGTGATCGATTTGACGGTCGCCGCGATGCGAAAGATCCGTAAACGCGAGCCTCGCCTGCTGGTGTGCGGGCTCAATCCGCACGCCGGCGAACACGGCCTATTCGGCGATCGCGAAGAAGAACGCATCATCGTCCCAGCCGTAGAAGGGGCAAGAGCCCGGGGCATCCACATCGACGGCCCCGTCCCGCCAGACACGGCCTTCCTCGCTGAACGCCGCCCGCTGTATGACTGCGTCCTGTGCATGTACCACGACCAAGGTCACATCCCACTGAAAGCGTTGGCTTTCGACGTCGCCGTGAATACCACGCTGGGTCTGCCCATCGTACGAACATCTGTCGACCACGGCACCGCGTTCGATATTGCTTGGCAGGGCAAGGCGAAGGTGTCTAGCATGATCCACGCGGTGCGTCTGGCGCGGGACTTGGTTTCGCACTGA
- the cysK gene encoding cysteine synthase A produces MPRNKTFADACHAIGDTPMIQINRLIPQGGAEVFGKCEWFNPLNSVKDRIGYAMIADGEKRGVVTKDTHIIEPTSGNTGIALAFVAAAKGYKLTLTMPESMSLERRALLRAMGANLVLTPAADGMKGAINTAAEMAEKEPNGWMPGQFDNPANPAIHEATTGPEIWEDMGGKVDVLISGVGTGGTITGVSRFIKSKNPEFKAIAVEPKNSPVISGGQPGKHRIQGIGAGFIPKNLDTSVVDETIQVDDEDAFEYGRLLAKEEGLVAGISSGAAIWAAKQVAARPEMKGKRIAVILCSLGERYLSTPLFGGLEG; encoded by the coding sequence ATGCCCCGTAATAAGACGTTTGCCGACGCATGCCACGCCATCGGCGATACCCCGATGATACAGATCAATCGGTTGATCCCCCAGGGTGGGGCCGAGGTTTTCGGCAAGTGTGAATGGTTCAATCCGCTTAATAGCGTGAAGGACCGCATTGGTTACGCGATGATCGCCGACGGTGAAAAACGAGGCGTCGTGACCAAAGACACGCACATTATCGAACCGACTTCCGGCAACACGGGCATCGCGCTAGCATTTGTGGCTGCAGCCAAGGGTTATAAGCTGACGCTGACGATGCCTGAGTCGATGTCGCTTGAACGCCGTGCTTTGCTCAGGGCCATGGGCGCGAACCTGGTACTGACGCCAGCGGCGGACGGGATGAAGGGTGCCATCAACACGGCAGCCGAAATGGCCGAGAAGGAACCCAACGGCTGGATGCCAGGACAGTTCGATAACCCGGCCAACCCGGCCATTCACGAAGCAACCACCGGCCCCGAAATTTGGGAAGACATGGGCGGCAAAGTCGACGTGTTGATCTCTGGCGTTGGCACCGGCGGAACGATCACCGGCGTCTCACGCTTCATTAAGAGCAAGAACCCGGAATTCAAAGCAATTGCCGTCGAGCCGAAGAACAGCCCCGTGATCAGCGGTGGCCAGCCTGGCAAGCACCGTATTCAAGGGATTGGTGCCGGGTTCATCCCTAAGAACCTGGATACGTCGGTGGTCGACGAAACCATTCAGGTCGACGACGAAGATGCCTTTGAATACGGTCGACTTTTGGCTAAAGAAGAAGGCCTGGTCGCCGGGATCAGCAGCGGTGCTGCCATCTGGGCCGCGAAGCAAGTCGCCGCTCGGCCAGAGATGAAGGGCAAGCGAATTGCCGTCATCCTGTGTAGCTTGGGTGAACGGTATCTCTCGACGCCGCTGTTTGGTGGCCTGGAAGGTTAG
- a CDS encoding cupin domain-containing protein — protein sequence MDIVNLSDAEPFTTKDGSEIRELLAHRNSCIQAQSLAEARLPPGASTTAHYHPKTEEIYYITHGQGRVQIGEEFRDVNVGDAIAIPPGLVHQITNTGSETLRLLCCCAPGYEHEDTVLVDG from the coding sequence ATGGATATCGTCAACTTAAGCGACGCCGAGCCGTTTACCACCAAAGATGGCTCCGAAATCCGCGAACTGCTGGCCCATCGCAATTCGTGCATCCAAGCTCAAAGCCTGGCTGAGGCCCGCTTGCCACCTGGGGCCAGCACTACGGCCCACTATCACCCGAAGACGGAAGAGATCTACTACATCACCCACGGGCAGGGACGCGTGCAAATCGGCGAAGAGTTTCGCGATGTAAACGTGGGGGACGCCATCGCCATCCCGCCGGGACTGGTCCATCAGATCACCAATACCGGAAGCGAGACGTTGCGTCTGCTTTGTTGCTGTGCTCCTGGGTACGAGCACGAGGATACGGTGTTGGTGGATGGATAA
- a CDS encoding PhzF family phenazine biosynthesis protein, giving the protein MPRTLYQVDAFTSKPFAGNPAAVCWLDEPADAQWMQQVAAEMNLAETAFVYPEGESLRLRWFTPTVEVDLCGHATLATAYTLWQHKGFPSDQTLRFETRSGTLTASPHGDRIELDFPIATAHETAPVDGLLESLGICDFAFCGKNDWDWLIEVPSADDVRRLNPNDALLAPVTARGVMVTSGSDSLEYDFISRFFAPAAGISEDPVTGSAHCVLGEYWSGKLDQKILQAYQASPRGGEVEVEIRNKRALLRGHAVVVAKIELFV; this is encoded by the coding sequence ATGCCGCGTACCCTGTATCAAGTCGATGCGTTCACATCCAAGCCCTTTGCTGGAAACCCTGCGGCCGTCTGCTGGCTGGACGAGCCTGCCGATGCCCAGTGGATGCAACAGGTTGCGGCGGAAATGAATTTGGCGGAAACGGCGTTTGTCTATCCAGAAGGAGAGTCGCTGCGACTGCGATGGTTCACGCCGACCGTGGAAGTCGACCTCTGCGGGCACGCCACGCTGGCAACCGCCTACACATTGTGGCAGCATAAAGGTTTTCCCAGTGACCAGACACTTCGCTTCGAAACACGCAGCGGGACATTAACGGCCAGCCCGCATGGCGATCGGATCGAACTCGACTTTCCGATCGCTACGGCCCACGAAACAGCGCCGGTGGATGGATTGCTGGAAAGTCTAGGGATTTGCGATTTCGCTTTTTGTGGCAAGAATGATTGGGATTGGTTGATCGAAGTTCCCTCTGCCGACGACGTCCGCCGGTTGAATCCCAATGATGCACTGCTTGCGCCGGTTACTGCACGCGGGGTGATGGTCACATCGGGCAGCGATTCGCTGGAGTACGATTTCATCTCGCGATTCTTCGCCCCGGCCGCTGGCATATCAGAAGACCCAGTCACCGGTTCGGCGCACTGCGTACTGGGAGAGTATTGGAGTGGAAAGCTCGACCAGAAGATCTTGCAGGCGTATCAAGCATCGCCGCGTGGCGGAGAGGTAGAAGTTGAGATTCGAAACAAACGTGCCCTCCTAAGAGGGCACGCCGTAGTTGTTGCAAAGATTGAACTGTTTGTTTAA
- a CDS encoding AEC family transporter, producing the protein MNLTQVITILSITAAVFTVMGIGGTARYLNWISREVDAGLLKLGIRVLMPCFIFVKVVGNPAFDEAANVYLPPVWGFIAVALGCFVAYSWARGTGSRLGFDHPDKVHSFAVCIGIFNYGFIPIPLIQEIFGERALGVLFLHNVGVELGIWTIGVSLASGGLTKGWWKNVLNPPSLTIMLSLFINEMGLADQVPEFVTQITGILASAAIPMMMLLIGATFYDQIFHADVQDDNSSAWPTYISAVMLRLLLLPILFLLAALCLPISLELKQVAAIQAAMPAAVFPIVLTKHYGGDPRTALRVVMASTVVGFVTIPIWISTGIAWLGLESTVLHQTTQEVTVAPQLEPLEQAIHVAGISVRTNNRKEMNLETGQIPKLYQKYETDNIDSLIVDPIEPKQRIAVYADYESDQSSEFTMLLGRKISSEAEIPDQLDKVRIHKGNYLHFVGEGEMPQAVIETWKEIWSFFEEDTTYTRTFEADFEIYDEASPKRVDIFIAVE; encoded by the coding sequence ATGAATCTTACGCAAGTCATTACGATTCTAAGCATAACGGCTGCCGTTTTCACCGTGATGGGGATTGGCGGAACGGCTCGTTATCTGAATTGGATCTCGCGCGAGGTCGACGCTGGCTTGTTGAAGCTGGGCATTCGGGTTCTGATGCCGTGCTTCATCTTTGTGAAAGTGGTCGGCAATCCGGCCTTCGACGAAGCGGCAAACGTCTACCTGCCACCGGTCTGGGGGTTCATCGCGGTTGCTTTGGGCTGTTTTGTGGCCTACTCGTGGGCCCGCGGGACAGGTTCGCGGCTTGGTTTTGATCATCCCGACAAAGTGCATTCGTTCGCGGTGTGTATTGGGATCTTCAATTACGGGTTCATTCCCATTCCGTTGATACAGGAAATCTTCGGCGAGCGGGCCCTGGGTGTGCTGTTTTTGCATAACGTGGGTGTAGAGCTGGGGATCTGGACAATCGGCGTGAGCCTAGCCAGTGGCGGGCTGACCAAGGGTTGGTGGAAAAATGTCCTAAATCCGCCCAGCCTGACGATCATGCTTTCGCTGTTTATCAACGAGATGGGCTTAGCCGACCAAGTGCCGGAGTTCGTGACACAAATCACAGGCATTCTGGCCAGTGCTGCGATTCCTATGATGATGCTGCTGATCGGGGCGACGTTCTACGATCAAATCTTTCATGCGGATGTTCAGGATGACAACTCGAGTGCCTGGCCAACGTATATCTCGGCAGTCATGCTGCGGCTGTTGTTGTTGCCTATATTATTTCTATTAGCGGCACTTTGTTTGCCGATTTCGTTGGAATTGAAGCAAGTGGCGGCGATCCAGGCCGCGATGCCGGCAGCCGTTTTTCCGATTGTGCTGACCAAGCACTACGGCGGCGATCCTCGCACGGCACTTCGCGTTGTAATGGCGTCGACCGTGGTCGGATTTGTTACAATTCCGATATGGATCTCGACCGGCATTGCCTGGCTTGGCCTCGAGAGCACCGTGCTTCATCAAACTACGCAGGAGGTAACCGTGGCACCTCAACTAGAGCCACTTGAACAAGCGATACACGTGGCGGGCATCTCGGTTCGCACCAATAACCGCAAGGAAATGAACCTGGAAACAGGTCAGATTCCTAAGCTGTACCAGAAGTACGAGACCGACAATATCGACTCGCTGATCGTCGATCCGATCGAGCCGAAGCAGCGGATTGCTGTTTACGCCGATTACGAGTCGGACCAGTCGAGTGAATTCACCATGCTGCTGGGCAGAAAGATTTCGTCGGAAGCCGAGATTCCCGATCAACTCGATAAGGTCCGGATCCACAAAGGGAATTATCTGCACTTCGTCGGTGAAGGTGAGATGCCGCAGGCCGTAATTGAAACGTGGAAAGAGATCTGGAGTTTCTTCGAGGAAGACACAACCTACACACGGACCTTCGAGGCTGACTTCGAAATCTATGACGAAGCCAGCCCTAAGCGGGTCGATATCTTTATTGCGGTGGAGTGA
- a CDS encoding leucine-rich repeat domain-containing protein gives MPHPDFPHQPQRPKRESFGMEIGIALMSIVVAGVLLLIGGWVFSWAAKPAPPTVYDNDQDPTVSKFRRVGFEIGRDNENRIQVITTPNPLLVTNKDLAMITGLPDLEVLDLRGTQISDDALTHLTELPSLEQLYLGGSVITDTEPTLFHARFTDAAVDPIVQLTSLKLLSLAKTDIGDQAAQKLPALTNLEILFLLGTNLTDKSVEAFAQMKSLKKLYLQETSITSEGLQRLREALPDTEILPLDESDTAEDS, from the coding sequence ATGCCGCACCCGGACTTCCCACACCAACCGCAGCGCCCTAAGCGTGAAAGCTTTGGGATGGAAATCGGCATCGCCCTGATGTCGATCGTCGTGGCCGGGGTGCTGCTATTGATCGGTGGATGGGTCTTCAGTTGGGCCGCCAAGCCCGCCCCGCCGACCGTTTATGACAACGACCAAGACCCAACGGTCAGCAAGTTTCGCCGCGTTGGTTTTGAAATTGGCCGCGATAACGAGAACCGCATTCAAGTCATCACCACGCCGAATCCCTTGTTGGTGACCAATAAAGACCTGGCCATGATCACAGGTCTGCCGGACCTGGAAGTGCTCGACCTGCGCGGCACGCAAATCAGCGACGATGCCCTGACGCATTTGACCGAACTGCCCAGCCTCGAACAGTTGTACCTGGGCGGGTCGGTGATCACCGATACCGAGCCGACGCTGTTTCATGCCCGGTTCACCGACGCGGCGGTCGACCCTATCGTTCAGCTAACTTCTTTAAAGCTGCTCAGCCTGGCGAAAACCGACATCGGCGACCAGGCGGCGCAGAAGCTCCCGGCGCTGACCAATCTGGAAATCCTCTTTCTATTGGGAACGAACCTCACCGATAAGAGCGTCGAGGCGTTCGCACAGATGAAGTCGCTCAAAAAGTTGTACCTGCAAGAGACGTCCATCACGTCGGAAGGATTGCAGCGACTTCGCGAAGCGCTACCGGATACCGAGATCTTGCCGTTGGATGAGAGCGATACGGCGGAAGACTCTTAA